The Candidatus Angelobacter sp. genomic sequence GATCGTCGCCACCACCTCGAATGGATCGATGCCATCAAGAAGAATGACCCCCTGGCTGCATACTCTCGTTTCGACATCGCGGCCTACCTGACCGAGATCATCCTTCTCGGCGACGTCGCCATGCGCGCCGGGCAGAAACTGGAGTGGGATGGCCCCAACATGAAGGCCAAAAACACTTCCGCTGCGGAGCAATTCGTCAAACGCCAGTTCCGCAAGGGCTGGAAACTCTGATCGGCAGATCTGCGCAAGCAGTCTCTGTGAGGCAAGGGCGGCCGTGCAAACGGCCGCCCTTGCCGTTTGCGATGGCTCGCCGATTTCGCCGCGCATCAGAATCAACTCGCCTTGCGCCCTCCTGTTGGTAGTTTCAGTTCGTCTTTGTAGAATTACATGATCGAACCCGCCATCACCCCGGATTTGGTTGCCCGGCACAACCTCACACCGGACGAATTCGCACGCATCAGGGAAGTCCTCGGACGCGAACCAAACTACACCGAGTTGGGCATTTTTTCCGTCATGTGGAGCGAGCATTGCTCCTACAAGAACACGCGCCCACTGCTTAAAACCTTTCCCACCAAATCCATAAAAATCCTGGTCGGCGCCGGCGAGGAAAATGCCGGCATCATCGATATAGGCAACGGACTGGCGATCGCTTTCAAGATCGAATCACACAACCACCCCAGTGCGGTCGAGCCGTTCCAGGGGGCAGCCACGGGCGTCGGCGGCATCATTCGCGACATCTTCACGATGGGCGCGAGGCCCGTCTGCGCGATCAACTCCCTGCGTTTCGGGCCGATAACGAGTGAGAATGGAGCGCCACGCGCTCCCGGCGCGGTGGCTGACGCCCTGTCGGCGGCAGACAGAAGCGTGCGTGATCCCCAACTCGCAAACAACCGCCGCCTCTTCGCCGGTGTTGTCAGCGGCATCGCCCATTATGGCAACTGCTTCGGCATCCCGACCATTGCTGGCGAGGTTTATTTTGACAAATGTTACGATGGTAATCCGCTCGTCAACGCGTTTTGCCTGGGTGTGCTGCGCCACGATCAGATCGCACGAGGTGCGGCGAAAGGTGTGGGCAACCCGGTTTTCTATGTTGGCCCCGCCACTGGCCGGGACGGGCTGGCGGGCGCCGCGTTTGCTTCGCAGGACCTGACCGAGGAATCCGCCGGGCAGCAGCGCGGCGCAGTGCAGGTCGGCGATCCGTTTATGGAAAAACTCGTGCTCGAGGCCTGTCTCGAACTGCTCGCCACCGGCGCGGTTGCCGGAATTCAGGATATGGGCGCGGCCGGTTTGACCTGCTCGACCTGTGAAACCGCCGCCCGGGCAGGCACCGGCATCGAAATCGAGTTGGGCAAAGTTCCTCAGCGCGCGCCGGACATGACGCCTTACGAAATCATGCTGAGCGAATCGCAGGAGCGGATGCTCATCATCGTCCACAAGGGGCGCGAAGAGGAGGTCAAACGCGTCTTCGACAAGTGGGACCTGCCGTGGGCGGAGATCGGTTTCGTGACCGACACGGGCCGCATGATCGTCAGGAATCACGGCAAGGTGGAGGTTGACATCCCGGCCAAAAAAATCTCCGATGAATCGCCGGTTTAC encodes the following:
- the purL gene encoding phosphoribosylformylglycinamidine synthase subunit PurL, whose product is MIEPAITPDLVARHNLTPDEFARIREVLGREPNYTELGIFSVMWSEHCSYKNTRPLLKTFPTKSIKILVGAGEENAGIIDIGNGLAIAFKIESHNHPSAVEPFQGAATGVGGIIRDIFTMGARPVCAINSLRFGPITSENGAPRAPGAVADALSAADRSVRDPQLANNRRLFAGVVSGIAHYGNCFGIPTIAGEVYFDKCYDGNPLVNAFCLGVLRHDQIARGAAKGVGNPVFYVGPATGRDGLAGAAFASQDLTEESAGQQRGAVQVGDPFMEKLVLEACLELLATGAVAGIQDMGAAGLTCSTCETAARAGTGIEIELGKVPQRAPDMTPYEIMLSESQERMLIIVHKGREEEVKRVFDKWDLPWAEIGFVTDTGRMIVRNHGKVEVDIPAKKISDESPVYRREAKEPEYLNAVRAFRLAGITDTTNPVDDLKRLLAWPTIASKNWVYRQYDHMVRDGSVICPGSDAAVVRIKTDSLPGLEDASAMRATTEKFIALTVDCNATYVYLDPYEGGKIAVAEAARNLACSGAAPLGTTDNLNFGNPHNPEIFWQLKESVRGLAEACHVFNAPVTGGNVSLYNQSPDGAIDPTPTVAMVGIIEKPEHITTQWFKDEGDVIILLGDAMDVNDPLHGLGGSAYLKTIHGLKTGTPPRCDLAREKTLHDTLRGWIQSGAVKSAHDCSEGGLAVALAECCISQLTARNTPRLIGAQADLSTVTAPRLDALLFGEAQSRVVISVAPQFAAKIVAQAKILEFPAAKLGVVGGLTLQIKTSDSRLTWDLPELHDLWWNSIARAME